CTCTCACAAGGGGAGGGGACCCAGCTCTGGGAGGATGTCTGTGAGAGGTGGGATCCCACCTAGAGGGAGAGGTGCCTTCCTGACAGGAGGTACAGCGCGAGCAAAGGGAGGGACAGTGTGGCCAAGCCTGGCGGGAGacgcctccctccccagcccctccccgacTCACAGCCTTGGGCGGCAGGTCCAGCTCCAGGAGGCGGTAGAGATTGGGGTCTGAGGACTGCTCATTGAGGCGATCCACAGCTCGAAGCACCGCCTCCCTAAAGCTCAGGGCCTGGGCGCTGGCCCAAGGCACCGCTAGTCCCAGCAGCAGTAGCCACAGTGACCAGCGGCGCGTGGAGAGGCTGGCCCTCTGGGTCTCCATGGTCCCCgagtctgcctcctcccagcccacaggaccCTCCTTTATGCTCAGCCTGGGCCTGATGCAATTGCTCAAGCAGGagccttccccacctgccccatccctgcccccggCCAGGGTGTGAGCTGGACTTGCCTCAGGCCCCGCTCTTGCCTCAGGGGATTGCTGGGCAGTGGGTGAGGTTGCCTCCTGTGGAAGGTGAAGAAAtggtttctccatctccctcacaGCATCTCGGCCTCTCCTGGGCCCCATGGGGCAGTTTCATGAGCAGGGTTGCTCCAGAGGGTTGAGTCCTCCAGGAGACGGAGGGACCAGGCTGTGTCCTAAACCCTCTCGGCCTCCTCACTGTGACCTCCTGAGAATCAAGCTGAAGGAGTGTATTCACCACACAACCTCCATCTCTACACACCGCCTGGCACCCAGTAGGCATCTAGTTAAAGTTCGATGAATGGATGACAGCACCACCTCCAACCAAAGCCTGATGCAGTCAGCCAGCACCTGGGCAGACAGTCAAGAACCCTCCATCCTGCTCTCTAGACTCAGCCCTCAGCCAGTGAGGGGCTGCGCTCCATCTGTCACCTCTCCTGGATTCTTCTCCACTGCCTTTCTCAACCTAAAAATGTCTTGTCCTGAAGACTTAAACAGATATttccccaatgaagacatacagatggccaatagtcACGTGCAAAGATTCTCAATATggctaattatcagataaatgcaaatcaaagctacagcAAGGTATCAACtcatactggtcagaatggccattattaaaatgctggagagggtctagggaaaagggaaccctcctacattgttgatgGGAGTGTAATTTTGTGAAACTGTGATTGAAAACAGTGGAgacctttaaaaactaaagatagactcACTGTATAATCCAGCaaccctgggcatatatccagaggaaactctaattcgaaaagatacctgcaccccaatgttcatagcagcactgtttacaatagccacgacatggaaacagcctaaatgtccatcgactggATAAAGAGGCTGTCGTAtttatatacagtggaatactactcagccataagaaagaataaaataatgccttttgcagcgacatggatggacccagacattatcatactaagtgaataagccaggaagagaaagacaaaaactacatgatatcactcatatgtggactttttaaacgacacaaatgaacttatttacaaaacagaaacacactcacagacatagacaacaaacttatggctaccaggagtgggaaaggggtggggagggataaactgggagttcaggattagcagatgctactatatgtaaaatagacacacaaggtcctactgtatagcacagagaactatattgaCTATCCTGTAAAAACCTGTactgaagaagaatatgaaaagaaatacatacatgtataactgaatcactatgctgtatgccagaaactaacacaacgctgtaactcaacaatacttcaataaaaaaaatgaataaaaatgtcgTGTCCCCAGACCCCACTATCTTGTCCTGCTGTCCTGCCTCCCAAAACCAAGCCCGAGATTCCCCACAACCAAGCCTGAGATCGGATCACCCGCATCGTGACCCCAATGTGTTTTCTCTCACACTCAAGGCCCTATAAGCTGGCCAGCCGTCGCTGGATCCAAAACCCATGCTGACGCGCTGTCTTTATTTACACAGGCTCTGggcttccctctgtcctcccGCAACCGCCTCCTGCCCCATTCTCTGCTGGTGTCGCTCTCCTGAGTCCCCTCCTGCCaccttgtttcctcttttttctccgTCTCCTCCCAGGACCCTCTTCGTAATACACAGGGCTTGCACAGGTGCACCCAGATGGCTTCTCCTCGCAGTCCTCACACATTCCTGGGCACATCCCTTCCTCAGATACCAGTTACCAGGGACACACATCACTGGTCTGTGTCTCTGAGTCAAGACTCCTGTGAACACCCCTGGCTGTCCGCACAGGGCTGTCTGGGGCTGTCGGCTGGGAGCCCCCACGGGAGCCCTGAGCTGGCAGCCTGGGAGCCCCCACTGGCTCCTTCTTCCTCTGAgggccctccctgtccccccgtcacccctgccctgtcctgccacCACCCCCTCTCCTCTGAAGTGTAGTGACAACCTCCAGACTCCACCGTCTCTGGTTCCAGGCTCTTCTAGAAATCAATTCTCCTTCCACATTGTGTCTGGGGGCTCCATCAAATTGCCGATTTGGCCATTTTACCCCCTGCCTTCAGCAGCTCACACACCTCCTCCCGGCATCAGGGTCTGAACCTTGATGCTTCCCACGGTCCTCACTCGCTGCCCCGCATGCTCAGGTCAGGCTGCCACGTGCACCCCGACCTCTCAGGCCTGTCTCgagctctttcccttcctcccgaCTCTGCACCTGATCCCTCTGCTTGCTGTGACCTTCCACCATGTGAAGCCTTGTCTGACCTTCAACCAGAGAAACAGCAACTCCTATCTTGGCTCCCACAGCCTCAGGAAGTCTGTTCTGACTTGTCCCCAAGTGACCCCTTCTCCAGGGCTCTGAGGTGGCCAGTGTGGGAGGACAAGGGAGCTCAGCTGGGAGAATGAATGAGCCAATGTGTTACAGTGGCCCAGAGACCATGACACAAGTTCTAATCCAGTCTCCCATGGAATGACTGGGGTACCAATTGGCCTCAGGTGACCTGTGGGATTCTCGGTGTTTGGCTGGGGCAAGTCAGAAGGCGATAGTCTGGACAGATGGCCCTGGTTGCACTCTCAGccatggagaaggaaggagagaggggcttcTGTGCAACCTGGTAACACAGTCCAGGTGTTGCCCCAGTGGCCTCTTGGTCAAGCTGTATCATTTTCCCAAGTCAGAGTTGGAAAAGGAGGTGATTACAGGAGAAAATAACTAGCAATAGCCACGGTGACCAGGTATCAGGTCCCCCTGAAATCCTCCCtgtgctttcctgcctctgcacctTTGTGTTTCCTAAACCTTAGGACTGAggtccccttccccatccttccaTGGGGACAGGTGGCTGATCAAGGATGAGGTCTGATAGAGGAGTCAACCCACGGAAAGAAGTTGGGACCAAAGAGACCAGGATTGATGGTCCAGAAACAGCATCTCTTATTATCAACAGGGCAGAAAGCGGCCCCCGAGGGCTCGATGGGTCCTTAGACTCTGGAGTCCAGCAGACATGTGTCTGATCATTGGTTGGCCTCTTATCAGCTGTGACTTCTTTGGGAAAACTCTGCCCTGGTGGGAACTCGCAGCAGCAATGAGTGGGAGCCCAGCTCTCATTGTCTCAGACACAACTGAGAAGCCCACACGGGGAGCGGGAGGGTGAGCTGTAGACAGGCGCATCTGGGCACTGCCTCCATTTCCTGCATTCCCTGGCTGAGTTCTTGCTTAGACAGCGAGAGGAGcagggtgagagggaagggggtcTAAGGAGCCGGGTCAGGACTGGGAGGGTCTCCAAGGTCACAGTAGCTGTGCCTCGAGATGGTCAGGCTAGGCCTTGGGTTCTCTCCTAACGTTCCCCCCAACCCAACAGAGGACACCCCAGCCAAGAGGTGGGAGCAGACGGTCCTGCTGGAGCTGGTAAGGGTGTGTTTCCACCGCCTGGCACCCTACGTGGGttccctcctttcccatccccctCTATTTCCCATCCCAGTCTGGTTGAGGCAGACATCCCATCCTGCAGTTAAAACCCCCAACTGGAAAAAGCACAGTCTCACCTGTGTTTAGACACTTCCTTATCCCAGCCCCAAGCCCTGGACTTCAAAATGGTACAAGAGAAGGAGCCAGGGTCAGGGCTGAGCGACCTGTCCTCTGGTCCTGCCTTCTGCCCAACCTGGGGAGCACATACGTGACCTTAAACCAGACCTTCACCAACTGCACCTCTTTCTCCTGGTTTGTAAAATGGGAGATTTCTTACACATGCATGGGAGGCCCTCTTCTCCTCCATAGAGAAACTCCTCCCATACGAACTTGGACATGAGGATCAGAGTCCCAGTCTCTACAGAGCCTTCCAGACTCCTGGGGGAAAGAGGGACAGCAGCCATCCACTCCATAGCCACCCCCAGGACATGCTCACATGGAGAGCCTGCCACAGCACAGGCCATTGTCGGCGTCCCCCTGAAGTCCCACTTGTCGGGAGCCTCACTCACGTGCATGGGGAGGAAGAAACCATGGTGCTTCCTTGTATCTTTGTTGGGCCGAGTTGGGGAACTAGAAACCCTTGAGACACGTATTGGTGCGAATGCTATGTCCACCATATGGACTACAGTGCAGCCGTTTCAAAAAATGAGCTGGCAACTACCCAAATATCCTTCACAAGTAAAAGAATAAGCGtattctggtatatttatacagcgGACTACAACTTAGCAACAAAATATGAACGAAGATAATTACACACAATAACACGGAGGATTCTCACAAACATGTTGCATGAAGAAATTACCTGAAAAGCGTATATACGGTATGGTTCTATTTTCTACACATTTCAAAATCTGGCATCACTGATCTGTGGCGTTCAAAGTCGGGGTCATGGTTAAGGGTAGAAGGGGGAGGAGACTTCTGGGTGCTGATTACACTTTGGCGTTCACATAGCAAGCACTCAGCAAGCTGTCCATTTATCAGTGGTGTGTTTTTCTTATGTAGTTGTAATATTTCAATTGAAGGTTTTAAAACTAGAAAGTTGCCAGATGTATCTTTAAGGGGAAAAGGCCAATTGCAAAATAAACGTACTAactgattccatttatgtaaacaTCAGTCACCATAAAGCAAGACACGGTATCTTTATGTgcctatatgtatatacatgtctAGAAAAAACATCAGAACAGACACTCACACGATTGATGAATGGAGGTTGTTTCTAATGTGGAGATTGTGATGCGTGAGGCAGGAAAGCAAGTTGTCAAAAGGAGTGTATTTGTACTAGGATTGCTTGAATATTTTATAAGGAGGATATGTCCCTTAACAACGCTTACAATTAAAAAGaagtgggtgaggagggaggaggagcaggaggaggaggcacgATGGGTGTAGGACTCCGTGGGCCCAGGTGCTCTTCACAGTGTTGTCACTATGACAACCCCAGAAGCAGGTTTTGCCTTGGCGATGGGAAGGGTCCCAGAGCTGCTCTGAGAGCAGTTACCAAACTCAgtgagatggggctggagagaggagggcatctcccctcctctccataGAAAATCTCTCCCCAGTGGACGTGACCTCCAAGCAGGGGATGCCTTGCTCAGCAGGGACAGTCACCGTTCATTTACCTATTTCAGGGCCAGTGAGGGCGAATGTCCACAACTGTGGCCCCAGTTAGAACCACTAGGGAGGCACAGACAGAGTGAACAAGATAAATTTTGGGGGCTGTCTTCCGGGGCAAGCATCACAGCCCACAACCCTGCCCACTGAGCACAGGGACCTTCTTCATGCACAGGTGTAAACGGATGTCTTGGAGGCTGAACAGCTGCAGCGGCCAAACCCACACAACAACCTTGAACTTAGCTCATTCTGAGAATGGGCTCAGACCTGGGCCCCGCCTCTGCCCCAGCACTCTGCCCTCCCACAGCTCCCAGGGGCCAGCGGGCCAGGCAGAGTGAGGAGTTCCGCTCCTCCCTCCGCAGCAACCTAATAACGGGGGTTATGACAGACCGATTCCTTCGCACACACTCCCAGTTTCAGCCCTTACCGCGCTCCAGCCCTCTCAGGCGGTCCCCACACTGCCAATCCCAGACCACTCCTAGGGTCTGCCCTCGGAAGCCTGAGCCTCAGCACCCATCCCCAacagggcccccagcccccacagcacCTGCAGGCTcctgtctggggctggggggctcagTGACGTGGTTCAGATCCTCCCCCGGTCTCTGTTCTGCCTGTCGCAATGAAGTACCCAGCGGCAGACAGAAGGAATTCCCTTAGTTTCCTCTGTAGAACCTCACTCAACCTGGGGTGACGTAGAGTGAGAAGCATGGGTTCCTCTAACCTGCCTGAAATCAGCCCCAACTGCTCCCCAAGAACAGACGAGCCTGACAGATTACAGAGCACGTGCTCTGCGCGGTCCCGCCCGCTGTCCCTCTGACACACGGGGCTCTGTGTGTTGGTGCAGGTTGGCCCAGGAGCAGAGCTCAGGCCAGCATTCAAGAGGAAGCAGGTGCTCTGGGAGGCGATTCCTTTGAAGCACCAGCAGAAAAATAGAGAAGTGAGACCGGGCAGAATCGACATCAGAAGAGGACAAGTCAATAGACAGGTCACTGAAGTGGGGACAGGGGCTCCACCCAGCTGGGGACCTCAGGGAGGGGGGACACATCTGGGAGTGGGCCCCCCAAGGAGTGAGGAACAGAAGAGACGTTTCCACCAATGAGGGAAAAGTCCCAGCGATGGTTGGTTGAGGCTGCTCCCGGGACTGCCGCCTCCCCCGTGATTCCAGTCTGCCCCCCAACAAAGGTCAGCTAcagagtggggagtgggcaggacagGGACAGTGTCTGAAACCCCCAGGCAAACAGACATGTGGCctgtgtgtcactgtgtgtgtctctcactCAGGCAGAGCCCTTCACCCCGATGAGCAGGAGGCTTGCTTCTAATGGTGCCAATTGTGGTACCATTGCATCCCTAAACACAAGCCCACACCTGAAATCTGAGACCCCGCAGAAGAAAGACTGATGTGTCTCAATGCCCAGAGCAAAGCCCAGGAGCGGGGTGCGTGGGCTCTTACAGAGTTCAGATTGTGAGGGAAGTGGAACCATCTGGGCACTGTACTTACAGGCTGAACCTAGAGCCCGACAGCAGGAGACTGAGCTGTGTCTCCCCAAGTGATTAACAAGCCACCTGGTCCTCCTGGACTGTCACCTCCATACCAGCAGGAACAGCATCCCCAGCATCACTGCACACAGACTAGGTCTCCTTAAGCCCCTActtggtggaggaggaggagggcaggggaatgTGAAGGGCATGGGGTTCCTGGGAATGGAGCCCTATCCTGTCCCTCCCGGCCCTGCTGCCTCCCCCCGCCATCCTGGAAGGAACAGCTGCCACACCCATCTCTGTGTTCACGGAAGtgaccacacacgcacacacacacacacacacacacaagagggCAATGGGGGATAATGACCCCAGGTAAGAGTAGGACAAGAGACAGGTGAATTTGAAAttcataagaatttatttttcagagtttgaACAACTGAGCCAGAGTTAGGTGATCATTAGGACTCTACCCTGGGCGAATTTTATCACCAATGTATCCGATTACTTTGCCAACCTTATCTCGAACCCAGTTCACACCGTCATGGAAGAAATCACGAATCCGGCCAAATAACCCGACACTCTGGAGCTGTGCAGCAGAAAGAAACAGGATTCTCATGAGGATTGACTTAGGGAAAAGACCAGATCCCTCCCCACCTGAAAATCTTCCATCTTGGAACACCGAAGGAGAGTTAAGGCACCATTTGACCTCCTTGTCTGTGTCACTTGGAGCACGTGGTTGAATCATCTCTCCCACAGACAGATGAGGACCAAGGTCCAGAGATGACAGGGGGCTTCCCAGGGGCACAAACCCATCTCAGAAAAGCTGGACGGGAGCAGGGGCAGAAAGGTCCTGTCTGTAGTCAGTGCCTCTCAAGCTTCAGCACACTCAGAAATCCTCAGAAGGgctcttaaaatagaaattattggGATCCACCACACAATGATTCCGTATTTCTGAGTCAGGCCTGAGAATCAGCCTTTTTCTCTAGTTGCCAAGAGGGGAGCCCACTgagagaaccactgctctaagggACTGCAGAGCCCGGCCTGGAGACCTGGGGCTCCGGTGagggagacccagggaaggaggGCTCTCCTGCCACTACAGGGATGGCACAGAGGGGAATTGGTCCAAAGGCTGTTCCACACACCACCTCCATCAGTAGCCCCTGCAGCCCAGAAGGGATCACTCACCTCATTACATGTTATATCGAAGTTGTCCCTGAGCTGGTACAGGTTGACTGTCCCCACACACTGTTTCACCACCTGGAAGGGGAGACTCCAGGTCACACTGGAACCCCTGAGCCATAAacacccctcctcaccccagggGCTGCTAACCACCACCCGCCCCAAGCCTTCTGTTCGGGTCTTGGGAGCGACCCACCAGGGCCCTaagcccccagcctcaccccattCTCCTTGAAGTCACACTGCTCCGGTGGCAGCAGTGTCTCCTGGGGACACACGGTCTCCTTCACCGTGAAGCTCACAGGCTTTGGGGCATCTAGGTCCTCGTCCTGCTGAAGGATCAAAGTGGGGAGACTGGCTCAGGCTCATGCTTCTATGTGTGACCtgtgtccctgcccccagcaggacAAGCCCCTTTGAGAGCCTGTCCCATGTGCCTGGCCCCGGGTTGGGAGCTGGgcgcagaggggaggaggacacagcctggtcctgggctcccaggcacacagggagcaggaggggacctCAGACCCGCTCTCCTGAGGGGCAGCTCCCCTTGGAGGGGCTGAGGGCAGTCATGGGACACCTGCAAGAAAAGACCTTGTCACCGGAACCCCAGGGCTGAGCACAGCCCTTCTCTGGTGGGGACACAATGGAGTGCACAGGGTACTGGAAGCAAGTAAGTCACATCCCAGAGCCAGTGACCCCGGCATATCCCCTAGAACCCCCAGGAGTCCCTGGAGCCTGAGAGGGCTGTCAGGGCTCTGTTCCCACAGCAGAGATGCCAGGCAGAAGGCTCTCACAACGGGAGGGGACCCAGCTCTGGGAGGATTTCTGTAGAGGTGGGATCCCACTTAGAGGGAGTGGTGCCTTCCTGACAGGAGGTACAGCGCGAGCAAAGGGAGGGACAGTGTGGCCAAGCCTGGCGggagacacctccctccccagcccctccccgacTCACAGCCTTGGGCGGCAGGTCCAGCTCCAGGAGGCGGTAGAGATTGGGGTCTGAGGACTGCTCATTGAGGCGATCCACAGCTCGAAGCACCGCCTCCCTATAGCTCAGGGCCTGGGCGCTGGCCCAAGTCACCGTTAGTCCCAGCAGCAGTAGCCACAGTGACGAGCggcccagggagaggctggcccTCTGGGTCTCCATGGTCCCCgagtctgcctcctcccagcccacaggaccCTCCTTTATGCTCAGCCTGGGCCTGATGCAATTGCTCAAGCAGGagccttccccacctgccccatccctgcccccggCCAGGGTGTGAGCTGGACTTGCCTCAGGACCTGCTCTTGCCTCAGGGGATTGCTGGGCAGTGGGTGAGGTCTGCCTCCTGTGCAAGGTGAAGAAAtggtttctccatctccctcacaACATTTTGGCCTCTTCTGGGCCCCGTGGGGAGTTTCATGGGCAGGGTTGCTCCAGAAGGATGAGTCCTCCAGGAGACGGAGGGACCAGGCTGTGTCCTACACCCTCTCGGCCTCCTCACTGTGACCTCCTCTGAATCAGGCTGAAAGAGTGTATTCACCACACAACCTCCAGCTCCTGGTTCTCCTGGTCCCCAACAGGCACTCAGTTAACATATGATAAATAGATGGCAGGACCACCCCCATCTAGTGCCTTTCACACCCATCCACTCCCTAGGCAGACATCAGGGCCACACCGTCCTATTCTACGGACCCAGGCCTCAGCCAGTCAGGGCATCTCCTCTACTGTCCCCTCTTCTGGATtcttctcctttgccttcttCACTCTAAAAATGTCCTGTCCCAGCCCCTTCCAGATGCACACTGTTCCCCTTACCCAGACAGCCAGTAAGAGAAGGCTCATCTACACTCTGACCCCACTATTTGTCCTCTTTCAACTCAAGGTCCATGCCTGCTTAACAGCTTTCGAATGATACAACGGCCATGCTGAAGCCTTGTCCTTGCCTTCACAGGTGCCAGGGACCCCTCTGTCTACTgaaactgccccctcccccattctcccCTGGGACCACCTTCCTGGGTCCACTTCCTGGCCTCCCGGGTGCCTCCTGCTCTGTCTAATCTAAGTACTCaacttttaataaaacttttactGCAGGGCTTGCACACGTGATCTGTACAGCTTCTCAAAGCAGTTCTCATGCATTCTGGGCACATCCCTTCCTCAGATACTAGTTATCAGGGACACACATCACTGGTCTGTGGGTCCGAGGCAACACTCCTGTGAACACCCCTGGTTGTCAGCACAGGGCTGTCTGGGGCTGTTGGCTAGGAGCCCTCACGGGAGCCCTGAGCTGAGAGCCTGGGAACCCCCACCTGCTCCTTCTCTGAgggccctccctgtccccactgtcacccctgccctgtcctaccaccatctcctctcctctgaaGTGTAGCCACAACCTCCAGACTCCACCTTTTCTGGTTCCAGGCTCTTCCCACACCACAGCCCAGTGTTCCCTGCCATTGTCCAGGGGTCCATCAAACCTCCCGCCTTGAGTCAGGGGCTCAGGGTCTGGATCAGGTTGTCCTCAGGTGCTCACCTGCAAAACCCTGTGTCAGGCCGCCAAGTCCACCCCAACCTCTCAGGCCCCTCGGAGCCTCTGCTCTTCTCATATCGCTACACCTGATCCCTCTGACTGCCGTGACTTTTCAGTTTTGTGAAGCCTTATCTGACCTTCAACCAGAGAAAACAGCAACTCCCCATCTTAGCTCCCACAGCCTCACAAAGTCTCTTCTGACTTGTCCCC
This Camelus ferus isolate YT-003-E chromosome 17, BCGSAC_Cfer_1.0, whole genome shotgun sequence DNA region includes the following protein-coding sequences:
- the LOC102515248 gene encoding antibacterial peptide PMAP-23; this encodes METQRASLSLGRSSLWLLLLGLTVTWASAQALSYREAVLRAVDRLNEQSSDPNLYRLLELDLPPKADEDLDAPKPVSFTVKETVCPQETLLPPEQCDFKENGVVKQCVGTVNLYQLRDNFDITCNELQSVGLFGRIRDFFHDGVNWVRDKVGKVIGYIGDKIRPG